The genomic segment CGGCGAAGCAAACATAGCCTCGACGCTGAACGAGGGCACGACTGTCGAGCTTCGTTTTCCTGTTGGATAGGGATTGGATCTGACCACCGAACTGGGTGGTCAGATCCTTCTACTTCAGGCCGCGACGGATGTCCTGGCCTTCGCCGCGTCTCTGTCGTTCAGGTAGGTGATCAGATCCTCGATCGCGATCAGCGGCAGACCATGTTCTTTCGCGAAGATCTGCAGGTCGGGAAGGCGGGCCATGGTGCCGTCATCCTTCGCCACTTCGCAAATGACACCGGCCGGAAAACGACCTGCCAGCTTGCACAGCTCGACGGCCGCCTCTGTATGGCCGGGACGCGCGCGTACACCACCCTGCTTGGCGCGCAATGGGAACATGTGTCCCGGACGTGCAAACTCCTCCGGCTTCGATTTGGGATCCACAAGTGCGCGTACAGTCGCTGCACGATCGGCAGCAGAGATGCCCGTCGTCGTTCCCGGCAGGTAGTCTACCGATACGGTGAACGCCGTTTTGTGCAGCTCTGTATTGTTGGGCACCATCAACGGCAGTTCGAGTTGATCGATACGCTCACCCTCCATTGCGATGCAGACGAGGCCGCGCGCCTTGTTCATCATGAAAGCAATGTGTTCGGAGGTGGTGGAATCAGCAGCGACGATGATGTCGCCTTCATTCTCGCGGCTATGATCGTCGACCACGATGATCATCTTGCCGCTTTCGATTGCGGCGACCGCTTCTTCAATACTGGAAAAACTCATTTCAACTTGCCTTTCAAGGGTTAAGCCATTTCTGGCTGCGTTCTTTGCGTATCCTTTCGGGAACACGCGAAAACTGCCCTTGGGCGAACAGGCATTCACACGCGCAGGCCACGGCGGCCCGAGCGCACTCTGCTTGCTCTCTTCCATCCGGACTATACCGTCGGCTCCGGAGTTGCACCGGATCTGCTGACCCTTCACCTCATCAGCGAAGGCGCTCGCGGGCTTGAGGTTTGCACCTTTTACCGCCGGTGGGGAATTTCGCCCCGCCCTGAGAACATCTACAAGATAGGTAGATCATCGTCTCTATTGCAAGTACTTTTGTGAAGATATCGGTACGGAAACTGTTAACGGTCAAAAAATTCGCGCCATTGGTTTTCGCCGACAGAACAGTCCGATTTGGGTTCTGTCGCGATCTTCCAGACGTCGGCCGGTGGTTGCAGCCCGCTGACTTCCATGATCAGCTTGCGCCGAACGGCCACTTCGAAATCCTCGATCTTTTGAACCGGCAGGACGAAGGATCCCGGTCCACCGATGACGCAATCCTTGTAATATCGATCAAGGCCCGTCGTTGTGCCCGAAGGACGCAATACCAGCGCCAAGCCATTGATAATGATGCCGGACGCTATGGCCTGATCGCGTGCAGTTTCGACAGGGCCGCCCATATTGTTCGGGCCATCGCCTGACACATCGATCACCTTGCGCATTCCTTCGAACCGGTTTCCACCGATCGTCGATGTACCAAAGGTAATAGCAGCGGATATGGATGTGCGCCTTTGTGTGGCAATCGGCCTTGCCGCCAGTTTATCTGCGAAAGCTTTTGCATCCGCGCCGGTTTCGATGATTTGCCAATCGAGAACGGAAGACGGGTCCACTTCGCCCGCCCATTCATAATAGGTGATGGCGATCTTGCCGATCAGCCCCATTTTCACGGCATTGATGAAGTCTGGATGCTGAAGAGCCGCAACATAGCCTTCACGCTGTATCCTGACCTCTTCATAGTCCATGGAGCGGGATGTATCGACGGCGAGAACCAGTTCGACATCCACCTCATTTCCGCGCGTTGCAACGGGGAGGCTATGAAGGCTGGTCAGGCTCAAGAGGACTGCAAGTGTGGAAAGCATGGCATTCTCTTCACAAGCATTCGGATATTCGCAACTGTAACACAGGTTGCGCCCAGCACGAGTGAGCGAATGAACAGCCATTTCACATTTCGGTGAAAGCTTAGGCTCTCACAGTTTAGTCAGGTCGGTTGGCCGGTTCTGGAGTATGGCCTCCATCGAGAAGAAGCCGGTAACGGTCGAGAAGTCGAAGTCGGTGATGAGCTTCTGATAGAAGGCGTCATAGCCGCGCATTCCGCGCGTCACCACTTTCAGCAGATAATCCCAGTCCCCGCCAATGCGATAGAAATCCACCACCTCCGGCAATTTGTCGACATGCTTGCGAAATGCCTCTGCCCAATCCTTGGAATGATGACGCGTGCGGATCATGACGAAGACGGTGAGATCGAGGCCTACTGCGGGGAGATCGACTGACGCCTGTGACCCGGTAATGACGCCGCTTTCCTGCAATCGCTGCAGCCGCCGTCCGCAGGCGTTTTGGGACAAGCCAACTTGCTCAGCCAACTCTCGCTGCGAAAGAGCTCCATTGATTTGCAAACATGTGAGAATGCGCCGATCAATGCTATCGATTTTCGCGATTTCTTGGGTCATTTGAAACAAGCTCCAGCAGAATTTGGCGAAAATAGATGATGAAACCACCGTCCTGCAATCGCTAACTTTACCTCACAGGATTCGAGGGGAGTTTCATCATGGATCAGGGCGTTCAACAGCCGATCAGCGCACTAGCCAGGTTTGAGCAGTCGCTGATGCGACCGGATATCATTGCGGATCTGGCGAATGGCCTGATCGGGCGCGATGCCGTTGTGGATGGCCCGTTCGGGATCAAACCGCTTGTCTATGCGGATTATGTCGCATCCGGTCGGGCACTCATGCAGGTTGAGCAGTTCGTACTCGAGCAAGTGCTTCCGTATTACGCGAACAGCCATACCGAGGCTTCCTTTTGCGGGAGCACCATAACACGTATGCGCCGTGAGGCGCGCAGCCGCATCGGCGAAATCTGTGGCGCCGATTCCCGTTATGCGGTCATCTTCACGGGCTCTGGGGCTACGGCTGGGCTTAACCGTCTCGTCAAGCTTTTCGGCGCGGATCTGGCAAACACGCGGGTTATCCTCGGCCCTTACGAGCATCACTCCAATATCCTGCCATGGCGTGAGTCTGGTGCTGATATTATCGAGTTGCCGGAAGCGGAAGATGGCGGTCCCGATCTTGAAGCCCTGTCGCAGTGCTTGGCGGAGTCCAGCCGGTTTGACCGCGTGATCTGCAGCTTCTCGGCAGCTTCTAACGTTACGGGGATCGTGACGGATGTCGCGACAGTCACCCGAATGGTCAAAGCCTCCGGCGCAGTCATGATCTGGGATTACGCCGGTGCCGGGCCCTATGTACCGATCCGGATGGTGCCGTCCATTGAGGCCGAAATCGATGCCATCGTGGTCTCGCCGCACAAATTCATCGGTGGACCCGGCGCTTCGGGTATCATGATCGTTCGCCGCGATGCGGTCGGTCGTGATCTGCCGACCTGGCCTGGTGGAGGGACTGTGCGCTTCGTGTCATCCCATGGGCACGACTACGCCCAGAATCTCGAGGCGCGTGAGGAAGCCGGCACGCCGAACGTGGTTGGCGATATCCGTGCAGCCCTTGCCTTCATGGTGAAGGAGGCTATCGGGGCCGACTATATGAGGGAGCGGCAGCAGGAATTGCGTCAGCGCGCACTTTCAGCGTGGCGGGCGCATCCGAACATCGAGCTGCTCGGCAATCTGGACACGGACCGTCTGCCGATCTTCTCGTTCCGTCTTCGCGACGGGCAGGGAGGTTATGTGCACCAGCAACTGGCAACGCGTATGTTGAGCGACCGCTTCGGTATTCAGGCGCGCGGCGGCTGTGCCTGCGCCGGGCCTTATGTGCATCGATTGCTGAATATCAGCGATGAGGAGTCAGACCGTCTGCGCGCTGCAATCCTCGCTGGCGAAGAAATGGAAAAGCCGGGCTTCGTGCGCCTCAATTTCTCAGTTCTGCTGGATGACGCCAAGGTGGATTACATTCTGGCAAACGTCATCCAGCTTGCCAGCGACGCCCTGAGCTTTGGAGAGGTTTACGGTTTCGATCCGGCGCGCGCCATCTTTTTCCCGAAGGCGGCCTGAGGTTCATTTCTCTGCATCGCCCAGTGTGATCTCTGCCCGCAACTCGATGCGGCGGGCGAGATCCTTTCCGTTGCCGTTCATCGCTGCCAAGGCGAGTTGCGCCGCCTGTTCGCCAATGGCTCTGCGGGGTGATGTCGAGGTGGCAATTCGAACAGGCAGCGCGCTTGTTATCTCCAGCCCGTTGAAGCCTGCGATGAGAATGTCGCCTGGCACATCTCGCCCTAGCTTCATGCAGGCAAACAGGCTGCCTGCCGCCATATCGTCGTTCGAGCAATAGATGCAATCAAGATCCGGATGCCGCGCGAGCAGGCGTTCGGTCAGATCTCTCCCGAGCCGGGAAGATGAAGCGTCAAGACTGGTTTCGACCGAAACGAAGGTCAGGCCGTTATCCTGAAGGGCTGCCTCAAAACCGGCGCGGCGTTTGATGGCTCGTCGGTCACGGTCGACCGCACTGCCGATGTAGCCGATCCGTTTGCGGCCAGATGCAAGAATGGCCTCGGCCATGTCGCGCCCTGCTTGTGTGTGGGAAAGACCAACCACGAAATCTATTGGCTCCCCGTCCAGGTCCATGATCTGAATGACGGGAATATCGCTCTGTCGCAGCAGTTTACGCGTCTCTTCCGGCTGATCCAACCCTGTAATGATGAGCGCTGCGGGCTTCCATGACAGCATGTTGCGGATGATGTCTCGTTCCTTGTCGAGGTCGTAATCGCTGACGCCGAAAACCGGCTGGAGGCCAGAGCCTTCCAATCCGCTGATGATGCCGCCAAGCACTTCCGGGAACACGATATTGGACATGCTGGGAATGACGACGCCTATGAGATTGGTCCGGCGCGACGATAAAGAAAGCGCAAGCTGATTGCCGACATAGCCCAGTTGCTCTGCTGCAACCTTGACCTTCTCGATGCTCGCTGCGGATACATCGCGTGCGCCCCTGAGGGCTCGCGAGGCCGTCATTTTGCTGACACCGGCCCTAGCCGCCACCTCTTCCAATGTTGGCTGACGCATGTGCGAAATCCTGTTTTAGAAATTTCCCGGTTGACAGAGTTAACAATCACCTCATACGTTACCGATACCGGTATCGATACCAGTGTCAAGCATGATTGCGTTGGGAGGCGCCAGCATGACGAGGCAAATGACAGCGACAGTCATCGGTCTAGGCTCCATGGGCTGGGGTGCCGCACTTTCCCTGTTGCGCGCGGGCTTCGATGTGAAGGGCGTGGATATCCGCAGCGACGTATTGGCCAGTTTCGAGAAGGAGGGCGGCAAAGCCTATCCGGACGCTGCCAGTGCTGGCGAAAGCGACGTGGTTTTCGTCTTCGTCGTGAACTCCCGGCAGGCCGAAGAGGTTCTGTTCGGTGAGCGAGGCGCGCTGAAATCTGCCAAGGCTGGCACCGTATTTCTTCTCTGTGTCACCATGGCACCCACTGCCACTATGGAACTTGCTGAGCGGCTGAGCAGCGCGGGTATGCAGGTCATCGATGCGCCGGTGTCCGGCGGTCATATCAAGGCTTTGGCGGGCGAAATCACGGTCATGGCTTCAGGGCCCGACCAAGCGTTCGACCATGCAGCCGCGGCGCTGGATGCCGTATCAGCAAAGGTATTCCGGCTTGGCTCGGAGGTCGGTCTCGGCTCCAAGGTCAAGATGATCAACCAGTTGCTGGCGGGTGTCCATATCGCGGCAACGGCGGAGGCGCTGACTTTGGCTGCCGCCGAAGGCCTCGATCTCCGAACCGTATTCGACGTCATTCGCGTGTCTGCAGGCTCCTCCTGGATGTTCGAAAACAGGGGGGCGCACATTGTGGATGGCGACTACACGCCACGTTCGGCGGTCAACATCTTCGTCAAGGATCTCGGTATCGTGAC from the Rhizobium rhizoryzae genome contains:
- a CDS encoding LacI family DNA-binding transcriptional regulator; this translates as MRQPTLEEVAARAGVSKMTASRALRGARDVSAASIEKVKVAAEQLGYVGNQLALSLSSRRTNLIGVVIPSMSNIVFPEVLGGIISGLEGSGLQPVFGVSDYDLDKERDIIRNMLSWKPAALIITGLDQPEETRKLLRQSDIPVIQIMDLDGEPIDFVVGLSHTQAGRDMAEAILASGRKRIGYIGSAVDRDRRAIKRRAGFEAALQDNGLTFVSVETSLDASSSRLGRDLTERLLARHPDLDCIYCSNDDMAAGSLFACMKLGRDVPGDILIAGFNGLEITSALPVRIATSTSPRRAIGEQAAQLALAAMNGNGKDLARRIELRAEITLGDAEK
- a CDS encoding Lrp/AsnC family transcriptional regulator, producing the protein MTQEIAKIDSIDRRILTCLQINGALSQRELAEQVGLSQNACGRRLQRLQESGVITGSQASVDLPAVGLDLTVFVMIRTRHHSKDWAEAFRKHVDKLPEVVDFYRIGGDWDYLLKVVTRGMRGYDAFYQKLITDFDFSTVTGFFSMEAILQNRPTDLTKL
- the ribB gene encoding 3,4-dihydroxy-2-butanone-4-phosphate synthase, which gives rise to MSFSSIEEAVAAIESGKMIIVVDDHSRENEGDIIVAADSTTSEHIAFMMNKARGLVCIAMEGERIDQLELPLMVPNNTELHKTAFTVSVDYLPGTTTGISAADRAATVRALVDPKSKPEEFARPGHMFPLRAKQGGVRARPGHTEAAVELCKLAGRFPAGVICEVAKDDGTMARLPDLQIFAKEHGLPLIAIEDLITYLNDRDAAKARTSVAA
- the ltnD gene encoding L-threonate dehydrogenase — its product is MTRQMTATVIGLGSMGWGAALSLLRAGFDVKGVDIRSDVLASFEKEGGKAYPDAASAGESDVVFVFVVNSRQAEEVLFGERGALKSAKAGTVFLLCVTMAPTATMELAERLSSAGMQVIDAPVSGGHIKALAGEITVMASGPDQAFDHAAAALDAVSAKVFRLGSEVGLGSKVKMINQLLAGVHIAATAEALTLAAAEGLDLRTVFDVIRVSAGSSWMFENRGAHIVDGDYTPRSAVNIFVKDLGIVTSEADKAGASTPLSAAALALFKEATESGLGLEDDAAVAKILAERASIKLPGMEG
- a CDS encoding aminotransferase class V-fold PLP-dependent enzyme; its protein translation is MDQGVQQPISALARFEQSLMRPDIIADLANGLIGRDAVVDGPFGIKPLVYADYVASGRALMQVEQFVLEQVLPYYANSHTEASFCGSTITRMRREARSRIGEICGADSRYAVIFTGSGATAGLNRLVKLFGADLANTRVILGPYEHHSNILPWRESGADIIELPEAEDGGPDLEALSQCLAESSRFDRVICSFSAASNVTGIVTDVATVTRMVKASGAVMIWDYAGAGPYVPIRMVPSIEAEIDAIVVSPHKFIGGPGASGIMIVRRDAVGRDLPTWPGGGTVRFVSSHGHDYAQNLEAREEAGTPNVVGDIRAALAFMVKEAIGADYMRERQQELRQRALSAWRAHPNIELLGNLDTDRLPIFSFRLRDGQGGYVHQQLATRMLSDRFGIQARGGCACAGPYVHRLLNISDEESDRLRAAILAGEEMEKPGFVRLNFSVLLDDAKVDYILANVIQLASDALSFGEVYGFDPARAIFFPKAA
- a CDS encoding DUF1194 domain-containing protein: MLSTLAVLLSLTSLHSLPVATRGNEVDVELVLAVDTSRSMDYEEVRIQREGYVAALQHPDFINAVKMGLIGKIAITYYEWAGEVDPSSVLDWQIIETGADAKAFADKLAARPIATQRRTSISAAITFGTSTIGGNRFEGMRKVIDVSGDGPNNMGGPVETARDQAIASGIIINGLALVLRPSGTTTGLDRYYKDCVIGGPGSFVLPVQKIEDFEVAVRRKLIMEVSGLQPPADVWKIATEPKSDCSVGENQWREFFDR